Proteins co-encoded in one Nonlabens agnitus genomic window:
- a CDS encoding N-acetylornithine carbamoyltransferase codes for MKHYSNLESLENFEATVDLALELKKNPFVFEELGKRKTIALVFFNNSLRTRLSTEKAARNLGMDVMVLNVSDSWNLEFGDGTVMNLDTAEHIKEATQVIAQYADIIAVRAFAGLKDKVADATEKVLNAFIKYAGVPIVNMESALSHPLQGLTDAVTIKETVTKKRPKVVLSWAPHPRALPHAVANSFVKSMKLCDVEFVITNPVGYDLDPKITKGITINHNQQEALKDADVVYVKNWSSFDDYGQVTNTDSHWMMTKEKLGHAIFMHCLPVRRNVVVEDAVLDSDQSVVIQQARNRTYAAQAVLKTLLENIT; via the coding sequence ATGAAACATTATAGCAATTTAGAGAGCCTAGAGAACTTTGAAGCTACGGTAGATCTGGCTTTAGAGCTTAAGAAAAATCCGTTTGTGTTTGAGGAATTAGGAAAACGAAAAACCATCGCATTGGTATTTTTCAACAACAGTTTGAGAACCCGACTGAGTACTGAGAAGGCGGCACGCAACCTAGGTATGGATGTGATGGTTTTGAACGTTTCTGACTCTTGGAATTTGGAATTTGGTGACGGTACCGTCATGAACCTAGACACTGCAGAACATATCAAGGAAGCGACCCAAGTCATCGCACAGTATGCTGATATTATTGCCGTTCGTGCCTTCGCAGGCTTGAAAGACAAAGTAGCAGATGCTACTGAGAAAGTCTTGAATGCTTTTATCAAATATGCTGGAGTACCTATTGTGAACATGGAAAGTGCCTTGTCGCATCCCTTACAAGGATTGACGGACGCTGTAACGATCAAAGAAACAGTCACAAAGAAACGTCCCAAAGTCGTGCTGTCTTGGGCGCCACATCCACGTGCGTTGCCGCACGCCGTGGCCAACAGTTTTGTGAAATCCATGAAGCTGTGTGATGTAGAGTTTGTGATTACAAACCCAGTAGGTTATGACCTCGATCCTAAAATCACTAAAGGAATTACCATCAATCACAATCAGCAGGAAGCGCTCAAGGATGCCGATGTGGTTTATGTGAAGAACTGGAGCAGTTTTGATGACTATGGCCAAGTCACCAATACAGATAGCCATTGGATGATGACCAAAGAAAAATTAGGCCACGCGATATTCATGCACTGTTTGCCGGTACGACGCAATGTTGTGGTAGAAGATGCGGTACTGGACAGTGATCAATCGGTAGTGATCCAGCAAGCTCGAAACCGCACTTATGCGGCGCAAGCTGTTTTGAAGACACTTTTAGAAAACATAACGTAA
- a CDS encoding argininosuccinate synthase: MKKLVLAYSGGLDTSYCAVHLSKDLGYEVHAVSVNTGGFTKTEIEHIESNAYKMGVSTYQNIDAIQTFYEKIVKYLIFGNVLKNNTYPLSVSSERIIQALEIINYANEIGATAIAHGSTGAGNDQVRFDMIFQTFAPDIEIITPIRDKKLSRQEEIEYLKSNGIDMNWEKSQYSVNKGLWGTSVGGAETLTSSKSLPENAYPSQLEAKEPKQIELGFTNGELTSIDGAKDESHKLIEKLNDIASAYAIGRDIHVGDTIVGIKGRVGFEAAASLILVKAHHLLEKHTLSKWQLQHKEYLSSFYGMHLHEGLYLDPVMRNMESFLQSSQKSVTGKVFVTLKPYQFLLDGIKSPFDLMNAGFGTYGEENKAWAADDAKGFIKIYSNAQKIYQHVNKDS; encoded by the coding sequence ATGAAAAAATTAGTTCTAGCATATAGTGGCGGTCTTGATACTTCATACTGCGCCGTCCATCTATCCAAAGATCTAGGGTATGAGGTACATGCCGTAAGCGTCAATACAGGCGGTTTCACTAAAACCGAAATTGAGCATATTGAAAGCAACGCTTATAAAATGGGCGTCTCCACGTATCAAAACATTGATGCGATCCAGACTTTTTACGAGAAAATCGTGAAGTATCTCATTTTTGGTAATGTCTTAAAGAATAACACCTATCCGTTATCAGTAAGTTCTGAGCGTATTATTCAAGCTTTGGAAATCATCAATTATGCAAACGAGATAGGAGCAACGGCTATCGCTCATGGTAGCACAGGTGCAGGAAATGATCAAGTACGATTTGACATGATCTTTCAAACTTTTGCACCAGATATTGAAATTATCACACCTATCAGAGATAAAAAACTCTCACGTCAGGAAGAGATTGAATACCTAAAGTCCAACGGTATTGACATGAATTGGGAAAAATCCCAATATTCAGTCAACAAAGGATTATGGGGAACCAGCGTTGGTGGTGCAGAAACCTTGACCTCAAGTAAATCCTTACCAGAAAATGCCTATCCATCGCAGTTGGAAGCTAAAGAACCTAAGCAAATAGAATTAGGTTTTACAAATGGTGAGTTGACTTCTATTGATGGAGCCAAAGATGAATCGCACAAACTGATCGAGAAACTGAATGATATAGCATCTGCTTATGCCATAGGTCGTGACATTCATGTAGGTGATACTATCGTTGGGATCAAAGGTCGTGTAGGTTTTGAAGCGGCAGCATCCTTAATCCTTGTCAAGGCACATCATTTATTGGAAAAGCATACGCTTAGCAAATGGCAGTTGCAGCATAAAGAGTACCTATCGAGTTTCTATGGGATGCATTTGCATGAAGGCTTGTACCTCGATCCCGTGATGCGCAATATGGAATCCTTTCTTCAAAGCAGTCAAAAAAGCGTCACGGGAAAAGTCTTCGTTACCTTGAAACCGTATCAGTTCTTATTGGACGGTATTAAATCTCCATTTGATTTGATGAATGCTGGTTTTGGTACGTACGGTGAAGAAAATAAGGCCTGGGCGGCAGACGATGCCAAAGGTTTTATCAAGATCTACAGCAACGCGCAAAAGATTTACCAACACGTAAACAAGGACTCATGA
- a CDS encoding OmpA family protein has protein sequence MKTKILSIATALLLIVSCQSLQNTNKQQRGTAIGAAGGAILGAIIGNNVGDGNNQTEGAVIGAVVGGVAGNVIGRKMDKQAQEISQEIPGAQVERVGEGIVVTFDEGSGVRFATNQATLNASSKATLDKLVNVMNDYPGTEILVSGHTDSQGEAAYNMDLSKRRAFAVRDYLVADGIASSRMAVTYSGETNPVATNDTAEGRAQNRRVEIGIVAGEEMRRDAEQEVKG, from the coding sequence ATGAAAACTAAAATATTAAGTATAGCGACAGCTTTATTATTGATCGTAAGCTGTCAATCCCTTCAAAACACTAATAAGCAACAACGTGGTACTGCCATAGGTGCTGCTGGTGGTGCAATCCTAGGTGCCATTATAGGTAATAATGTAGGTGACGGTAACAATCAAACTGAAGGAGCTGTCATAGGTGCCGTAGTTGGTGGAGTTGCTGGTAATGTGATAGGACGCAAGATGGATAAACAAGCGCAGGAGATTTCTCAAGAAATCCCTGGAGCGCAAGTAGAGCGTGTAGGTGAAGGTATCGTAGTAACTTTTGATGAAGGTAGTGGTGTACGTTTTGCCACAAATCAAGCAACATTGAACGCATCTTCAAAAGCTACTTTGGATAAATTGGTCAACGTAATGAATGACTATCCAGGTACAGAAATTTTGGTTTCTGGTCATACAGATAGCCAAGGAGAAGCTGCTTATAATATGGATCTTTCAAAGAGAAGAGCTTTTGCAGTTCGTGATTATCTAGTAGCAGATGGTATCGCTTCAAGTCGTATGGCTGTAACTTACTCTGGTGAAACAAATCCTGTTGCTACTAATGATACTGCCGAAGGTCGTGCACAAAACCGTCGTGTAGAGATAGGTATAGTCGCTGGTGAAGAAATGCGCCGCGATGCAGAACAAGAAGTGAAAGGATAA
- a CDS encoding ATP-binding protein gives MGMIPEEIQPTFFEKYTTSGKDRGTGLGTYIAKMIAGFHGGNISFISSKEQGTTLFVVLPIECVV, from the coding sequence ATGGGAATGATTCCCGAGGAAATCCAGCCTACCTTTTTTGAAAAATACACAACATCTGGAAAAGATCGAGGTACCGGTCTAGGAACCTACATCGCTAAAATGATTGCAGGTTTCCATGGCGGTAATATTTCCTTTATATCTTCAAAAGAACAGGGAACTACCCTATTTGTAGTATTACCTATTGAATGTGTTGTTTAA
- a CDS encoding NAD(P)-dependent alcohol dehydrogenase, producing MSTKIKAYGAQDSKADLKEMTIERRDLNSNDVKIDILYCGVCHSDIHTVRNDWGNAKYPSVPGHEIIGKVVEVGSDVSNFKEGDLVGVGCMVDSCLSCSACEEDLEQFCEEGMVGTYNGKDKHLGGHTYGGYSTSVTVREHFVLKVPTNLDTKAVAPLLCAGITTFSPLNHWKIKKGDKVGVVGLGGLGHMGIKFAAAMGAETIMITTSPEKAEDAKRLGADGVLISKDEDAMKEHRGSFDFILNTVPVKHDVNPYLQLLKRDSTMVMVGAIEPLEPMNGGNIIIGRKSIAGSLIGGIKETQEMLDFCGENDIVCDVEMINMDEINTAFDRVTDGDVKYRFVIDMQSLKN from the coding sequence ATGAGTACAAAGATAAAAGCTTACGGCGCACAGGATTCAAAAGCAGATTTGAAAGAGATGACGATTGAACGTCGTGATTTGAATTCCAATGACGTCAAAATAGATATTTTATACTGTGGCGTGTGTCATAGTGACATTCATACTGTGAGAAACGATTGGGGAAATGCAAAATATCCATCAGTTCCAGGACATGAAATTATAGGTAAAGTAGTAGAAGTAGGTTCTGACGTTTCCAACTTTAAAGAAGGTGACCTAGTAGGTGTAGGATGTATGGTAGATTCTTGTTTAAGCTGTAGTGCTTGTGAAGAAGACCTTGAACAGTTTTGTGAAGAAGGAATGGTGGGAACCTATAATGGTAAGGACAAGCATTTAGGCGGTCATACCTATGGTGGTTATTCAACAAGTGTTACCGTGAGAGAACATTTTGTTTTAAAAGTACCTACTAATTTAGATACTAAAGCCGTCGCACCACTTTTATGCGCCGGGATTACCACATTCTCTCCACTAAATCACTGGAAGATCAAGAAAGGTGATAAAGTAGGTGTGGTAGGATTAGGTGGTTTAGGCCACATGGGAATCAAATTTGCCGCCGCTATGGGCGCAGAAACAATCATGATTACCACATCACCAGAAAAAGCAGAAGATGCAAAAAGACTAGGCGCAGATGGTGTATTGATTTCCAAAGATGAAGATGCCATGAAAGAACACCGTGGATCTTTTGACTTTATCTTGAATACAGTTCCTGTAAAGCACGATGTCAATCCTTATCTACAATTACTTAAAAGAGATTCTACCATGGTAATGGTGGGCGCCATTGAACCGCTAGAACCTATGAACGGTGGTAATATCATCATAGGACGTAAGAGCATTGCTGGATCTCTAATAGGTGGTATTAAGGAAACTCAAGAGATGCTTGATTTTTGTGGTGAGAATGACATTGTTTGTGATGTAGAAATGATCAATATGGATGAAATCAACACAGCCTTTGACCGTGTCACAGATGGCGATGTCAAGTATCGTTTTGTGATTGATATGCAATCATTGAAAAACTAA
- a CDS encoding PAS domain-containing sensor histidine kinase, with protein MSKQSDHNTERQLQSIKGIFEDQNALSFNVFQHMPIGICVTDSNGIFTDVNATYCDIYGYTKDELIGNSFTYVVPEEHQEKLVSYHDEFMKKQYELQGRWTVKNKNNEKFDIIANAAFLRTVDNDKRKMTLVVKAEELEDTVRRLETTIAILERKLETQDIANRLAEHDLRNRLSSIVSVADILSKSKVDEKQRKWIDTIKRIGKDTLLLLSSARDFARMERGEFEPTITEFDLVTSLANVTKDYMETIEQKELEIFMLQDGRELEPSTDEILVKGDEFYLEHMFQNLLGNAIDASPKREKLPLILNVMTSSRYRFPIWE; from the coding sequence ATGAGTAAACAAAGTGACCATAATACTGAAAGACAGTTACAGTCCATCAAAGGAATCTTTGAGGATCAAAACGCACTGTCTTTCAATGTTTTTCAACACATGCCTATAGGGATTTGCGTCACAGATTCTAATGGTATTTTCACTGATGTGAACGCTACGTACTGTGATATTTACGGTTATACTAAAGATGAGTTAATAGGAAATTCCTTTACCTATGTGGTGCCAGAGGAGCATCAAGAAAAACTGGTAAGCTATCATGACGAGTTCATGAAAAAACAATACGAGTTGCAAGGTAGGTGGACCGTTAAAAACAAAAATAACGAGAAGTTTGATATCATCGCCAATGCTGCATTTCTAAGAACTGTAGACAATGACAAGCGTAAAATGACGCTTGTCGTAAAGGCTGAAGAACTTGAAGATACCGTAAGGCGACTAGAGACAACGATCGCTATTCTTGAAAGAAAACTGGAAACTCAAGATATCGCTAACAGACTGGCAGAACATGACTTGCGTAACCGATTGAGCTCCATCGTTTCTGTCGCTGATATTTTGTCTAAAAGTAAAGTTGACGAAAAGCAACGCAAGTGGATTGACACCATTAAGCGTATAGGAAAAGACACCTTATTACTGTTATCATCTGCAAGAGATTTTGCACGTATGGAACGTGGTGAGTTTGAGCCTACCATTACTGAATTTGACCTAGTTACTTCACTAGCTAATGTGACCAAGGATTACATGGAAACCATTGAGCAAAAGGAGCTAGAGATCTTTATGTTGCAAGATGGTCGAGAGCTGGAACCCAGTACCGACGAGATTCTTGTTAAGGGTGATGAATTTTATCTGGAACATATGTTTCAAAATCTTTTGGGGAACGCCATAGATGCTTCTCCTAAAAGGGAAAAATTACCATTGATATTAAATGTGATGACGAGCTCAAGATATCGTTTTCCAATATGGGAATGA
- the argC gene encoding N-acetyl-gamma-glutamyl-phosphate reductase — translation MIKAGIIGGSGFTAGELIRILLNHPAAEIDFVFTTSKAGQPVSDIHQDLYGVTDLKFTDQINKDVDVLFLCLGHGNSSRFLEEHPFADHTKIIDLSNDFRLHADAHFQGKQFIYGLPELNREQIEKADHIANPGCFATAIQQAILPLAAQGMIHSDIHVNAVTGATGAGASLSDTTSFVWRDNNFSHYKAFNHQHLGEINQSIAQLQHGFDKAVHFIPNRGNFSRGIFATVYTHFEGDLSKAQSIYRNFYKHAAFTHISERPIHMKQVVNTNNCLIHLEKHGDQLLITSTIDNLLKGASGQAVHNMNLIYGLEETLGLEFKASYF, via the coding sequence ATGATCAAAGCTGGAATTATAGGAGGTAGCGGCTTCACCGCAGGCGAGTTGATCAGAATCCTGCTTAACCATCCTGCGGCAGAAATAGATTTTGTCTTTACCACTTCTAAAGCTGGACAGCCAGTTAGTGATATCCATCAGGACCTATATGGCGTGACCGACCTCAAGTTCACCGATCAAATAAACAAAGACGTTGATGTACTCTTTCTTTGTTTAGGACACGGCAATAGCAGTAGATTTTTAGAAGAGCATCCTTTTGCAGACCACACTAAAATCATTGATTTAAGCAATGATTTCAGGCTCCATGCAGATGCGCATTTTCAAGGCAAACAATTCATTTACGGCTTACCAGAATTGAATCGGGAACAGATTGAAAAGGCAGATCATATAGCAAATCCTGGCTGCTTTGCCACAGCGATTCAGCAGGCCATATTACCATTGGCCGCTCAAGGAATGATTCATTCTGATATTCACGTGAATGCGGTGACTGGAGCAACCGGTGCTGGTGCGAGCCTTTCAGATACGACCAGTTTTGTATGGCGTGATAACAATTTTAGTCACTACAAAGCTTTTAACCATCAACATCTAGGTGAGATCAATCAATCCATAGCTCAATTACAGCACGGCTTTGATAAAGCCGTTCACTTTATTCCCAATCGTGGTAATTTCTCAAGAGGAATATTCGCAACGGTTTATACTCACTTTGAAGGTGATTTGAGTAAGGCGCAATCTATTTACCGCAATTTTTATAAGCACGCAGCCTTTACACACATCAGTGAGCGGCCTATTCATATGAAACAGGTGGTGAATACCAACAACTGTTTGATTCATTTAGAGAAGCACGGTGATCAATTACTCATCACCAGCACGATTGACAATTTATTAAAAGGTGCCTCTGGACAAGCGGTACATAACATGAACTTGATTTATGGACTTGAAGAAACCTTGGGTCTTGAATTTAAAGCCAGCTATTTCTAA
- a CDS encoding DoxX family protein — translation MEYTALEVFEIILKLGIGLSILNVWLINRKKATPWRAKDASSMKEEFAVYGLSKNMMIIVGTLKCFFAVLLLISIFYPSNAFPSIEWIGAAGIALLMAGAISMHFKVGDPPKKSLPAAIFLILSILIIFI, via the coding sequence ATGGAATACACAGCACTAGAAGTCTTTGAGATCATTCTCAAATTAGGAATAGGCCTAAGCATACTAAATGTATGGCTTATCAATAGAAAAAAAGCAACTCCATGGCGAGCAAAAGATGCCAGCAGCATGAAGGAAGAATTTGCCGTTTACGGCCTTTCTAAAAACATGATGATCATCGTTGGTACCTTGAAATGCTTTTTTGCCGTCTTATTGCTCATTTCCATTTTCTATCCTTCAAATGCATTTCCCAGTATAGAATGGATAGGTGCCGCAGGTATTGCGTTGCTTATGGCAGGAGCTATCTCCATGCACTTTAAAGTAGGTGATCCACCTAAAAAGTCATTGCCAGCGGCGATCTTTCTAATACTATCGATACTTATCATCTTTATCTAG
- a CDS encoding aspartate aminotransferase family protein — protein sequence MGLFNVYQLFDITPVRAQDVFIYDENDVEYLDLYGGHAVISVGHSHPEYVARLSDQLSKIAFYSNSIQNPLQEEMAEKLAKLSGCADYDLFLCNSGAEANENALKVASFATGKHKIIAFKNSFHGRTSAAVAATDNPKIVAPLNAQQEVIFCELGDVAAVQKALETGDVCAIIVETIQGVGGLDEADTSFFHEIYSLSRKHHCLIIADEVQSGFGRTGDFFAFQKHDWTPDLIPIAKGMGNGFPVGGVLIHHDIKASFGMLGTTFGGNHLACAAVNAVLDIIETEQLMQAATDMSAYFLDQIKDIPEIKRVKGRGLMLGLEFDFPIADLRKDLILNHHIFTGNSKNPNLIRILPSLTVQKSHIDTFVDALKTALKTAVQ from the coding sequence ATGGGATTATTTAATGTTTATCAGCTGTTTGATATCACGCCGGTACGAGCGCAGGATGTTTTTATTTACGACGAGAACGATGTGGAATACCTGGATTTATACGGCGGCCACGCTGTAATTTCAGTAGGACATTCACATCCAGAATATGTTGCTCGTCTTTCAGACCAACTTAGTAAAATTGCTTTTTACAGTAATTCGATCCAGAATCCGTTGCAGGAAGAAATGGCCGAAAAACTCGCAAAACTTTCAGGCTGTGCTGATTATGATCTGTTTTTGTGTAATTCTGGCGCTGAGGCTAATGAGAACGCACTTAAAGTAGCCTCGTTTGCTACGGGAAAGCACAAGATTATTGCTTTTAAAAACAGTTTTCATGGCCGCACATCGGCTGCCGTTGCTGCGACGGATAATCCTAAGATCGTCGCGCCGCTCAATGCCCAGCAGGAAGTTATCTTTTGTGAGTTGGGTGATGTGGCTGCGGTACAGAAAGCCTTGGAAACCGGCGACGTCTGTGCGATCATTGTTGAGACCATTCAAGGTGTTGGTGGACTTGATGAAGCTGACACGAGCTTTTTTCATGAAATATATTCGCTTTCGCGAAAGCATCATTGCCTCATCATCGCAGATGAAGTTCAATCTGGATTTGGTAGGACCGGAGATTTCTTTGCCTTTCAAAAGCACGACTGGACGCCAGACTTGATACCGATTGCCAAAGGTATGGGCAATGGTTTTCCGGTAGGTGGCGTGTTGATCCATCATGACATCAAAGCTAGTTTTGGGATGTTGGGAACGACCTTTGGCGGGAATCATCTCGCTTGCGCCGCGGTCAATGCGGTACTGGATATCATTGAGACAGAGCAATTGATGCAGGCCGCTACGGATATGTCTGCCTATTTTCTGGATCAGATAAAGGATATTCCTGAGATCAAAAGGGTCAAAGGACGTGGATTGATGCTGGGATTAGAGTTTGATTTCCCTATTGCAGATTTGCGTAAAGACCTGATCCTTAACCATCATATTTTTACCGGAAATTCCAAAAACCCCAATCTGATAAGGATCTTACCATCCTTAACGGTTCAAAAATCACACATAGACACTTTTGTAGACGCGCTTAAGACCGCTTTGAAAACAGCAGTTCAATGA
- a CDS encoding PepSY-like domain-containing protein — MKIRVILILGWLMLAVGCIESRQIKVPQSVVATFVNKYPTQENPQWIKDENGLWEAQFESKGETLRAGFQQNGLWVETEYSVNIDNLPAAVVNAVNQNHETKKIVSAELVHHYNKGIFYDLEIQTIDSTLKVEYRKNGMRL; from the coding sequence ATGAAAATCAGAGTTATACTAATCCTAGGATGGTTAATGCTGGCGGTAGGCTGTATAGAATCTAGGCAAATCAAAGTGCCACAATCCGTAGTGGCCACTTTTGTAAATAAATATCCTACTCAGGAAAATCCCCAATGGATTAAAGATGAAAATGGACTATGGGAAGCGCAGTTTGAAAGCAAAGGAGAAACATTACGAGCAGGTTTCCAGCAAAACGGACTTTGGGTGGAAACGGAATACAGTGTCAACATAGACAACCTTCCAGCCGCTGTGGTAAATGCCGTGAATCAAAACCATGAAACAAAAAAAATAGTAAGCGCAGAATTAGTTCATCATTACAATAAAGGAATATTTTATGATCTTGAGATCCAGACCATAGATTCAACTTTAAAAGTGGAATACAGAAAAAACGGAATGCGTTTATAG
- a CDS encoding GNAT family N-acetyltransferase: MNIGIADTSHYKFADIICETINKSAVERDTGIAKRTPEYIKTKMDNGNAIIATDGDKFVGFCYIERWDHGKYVANSGLIVHHDYRGLGYAKKIKEKVFELSRTKFPDAKIFGITTGLAVMKINYELGYQPVTFSELTTDEAFWSGCQTCKNFDVLTRTNRKMCLCTGMLYDPNKKVKEPEKKVVSKKLHERLQNIKKSILFKKEEPKDPSK; the protein is encoded by the coding sequence ATGAATATAGGAATTGCCGACACTTCACATTACAAGTTTGCAGACATTATCTGTGAGACCATTAATAAATCTGCCGTAGAGCGCGACACGGGAATTGCAAAGCGTACTCCAGAATATATCAAAACCAAAATGGACAACGGGAACGCCATTATCGCCACAGATGGCGATAAGTTCGTGGGCTTTTGTTACATAGAACGTTGGGACCACGGCAAATATGTGGCTAACTCTGGGTTGATCGTACATCATGATTATCGTGGTTTAGGTTATGCCAAAAAGATCAAGGAAAAAGTCTTTGAACTTTCCAGAACCAAATTTCCAGATGCCAAAATCTTTGGAATCACCACAGGACTAGCCGTCATGAAAATTAATTATGAATTGGGTTACCAACCAGTTACTTTTTCAGAACTAACAACAGACGAAGCTTTCTGGAGTGGCTGCCAAACCTGCAAAAACTTTGACGTTCTTACCAGAACCAACCGTAAGATGTGCCTGTGTACAGGGATGCTCTATGACCCCAATAAAAAAGTCAAAGAACCAGAAAAGAAAGTGGTTTCCAAAAAGCTGCACGAGCGCTTGCAAAACATTAAAAAATCAATACTCTTTAAAAAAGAAGAGCCAAAAGATCCATCCAAATGA
- a CDS encoding GAF domain-containing sensor histidine kinase: MKTAPRPSNEKLRQQALEKYQILDSLPEDSYDDITRIIASICDTPIALISLLDNDRNFFKSKHGVELSEAPRDLSFCSHTIISDDDIMVVNDAREDERFIGNPSIEEENTVFYAGVPLIDKEGFKLGTLCVFDGKPRELNKTQMDSLKSMAKHVTLLFEERLKNFELERIQEELKVKNQELKDFAGIVTHDLKTPLSHISMISQLLAADNKDKFSKDSMEYLKLLEEAGFNLSRYIDGMLHFYQSDELVSDELDDFNFKELVEDIIAMTGKDPSVKISYSPAEPTIIKSSKAALHQILLNLVNNSIKYGDKKTTRVSLDLFDHEDYYSISVSDNGRGIPEDKIDHVFNLFYTADNEDRHGNKGTGIGLATAKRLLNHLDGTFDIQSEVGKGTNITIFLPKFHNLNS, encoded by the coding sequence ATGAAGACTGCTCCAAGACCTTCGAATGAGAAATTAAGACAGCAAGCTCTAGAAAAATATCAGATTCTAGATAGCTTACCAGAAGATAGTTATGATGATATCACAAGAATCATTGCATCTATCTGTGATACACCTATTGCCCTTATATCTTTATTGGATAACGATAGAAATTTCTTTAAATCTAAACATGGAGTAGAGTTATCAGAAGCTCCTAGAGATCTGTCTTTTTGTTCACATACCATTATAAGCGATGATGACATTATGGTGGTCAATGATGCGCGTGAAGATGAACGATTTATAGGCAATCCTTCTATTGAAGAGGAAAATACGGTGTTTTATGCCGGTGTACCACTCATTGATAAAGAAGGTTTTAAGCTGGGAACTCTTTGCGTTTTTGACGGCAAGCCTAGAGAACTGAATAAAACTCAAATGGATTCTCTTAAAAGCATGGCTAAGCATGTTACCTTATTATTTGAGGAGAGACTCAAAAACTTTGAACTGGAAAGAATACAAGAGGAACTTAAAGTTAAAAATCAGGAACTAAAAGACTTTGCAGGTATTGTAACTCATGATTTGAAAACACCGCTGTCGCATATATCTATGATTTCTCAATTGCTTGCCGCAGACAATAAAGACAAGTTTTCAAAAGATTCCATGGAGTACCTCAAATTGCTTGAAGAAGCCGGCTTTAACTTGAGCCGATATATCGATGGTATGCTACATTTCTATCAAAGTGACGAGCTTGTATCTGATGAATTGGACGATTTTAATTTTAAAGAGCTAGTAGAGGACATTATCGCCATGACGGGCAAAGATCCATCGGTTAAAATTTCTTATTCTCCAGCAGAACCTACAATCATTAAATCAAGTAAAGCCGCGTTGCATCAAATACTGCTCAACCTTGTAAACAACAGCATTAAATATGGAGACAAGAAAACGACTAGAGTTTCTTTAGACCTATTTGATCACGAAGATTATTACAGCATATCAGTATCTGATAATGGTCGTGGTATCCCAGAAGATAAAATTGACCATGTATTCAATCTATTCTATACCGCAGATAATGAAGATCGACACGGTAATAAGGGAACTGGAATAGGTCTCGCTACGGCAAAAAGACTGTTGAACCATCTAGATGGTACGTTTGACATCCAGTCTGAAGTGGGCAAAGGAACCAACATCACCATATTTCTACCTAAGTTCCATAATTTGAACTCCTAA
- a CDS encoding DoxX family protein: MSVLSLLIYFSGIAFLFFGVTCLITPRMKMEFTRFGLSTIQRQITGLFQVAGAIGLLVYSYNLTIAAIAAAGLSLLMFLGFIIRMRIKDSIYDSSPALIFMVLNGIIAYKLWLII; this comes from the coding sequence ATGTCCGTACTCAGTTTGTTGATTTACTTTAGCGGTATTGCATTTCTATTTTTTGGAGTCACTTGTTTGATAACTCCACGAATGAAAATGGAGTTTACAAGATTTGGCCTGTCAACCATACAACGTCAAATCACTGGTTTATTTCAAGTTGCTGGCGCCATAGGTCTTTTAGTTTACAGCTACAACCTGACGATCGCCGCCATTGCTGCTGCAGGATTGTCGCTTCTCATGTTCCTAGGGTTTATAATAAGAATGCGGATCAAGGATTCCATTTATGATTCCTCACCCGCATTAATTTTTATGGTACTCAATGGCATTATCGCCTATAAGCTTTGGTTGATCATCTAG